In Lycium ferocissimum isolate CSIRO_LF1 chromosome 3, AGI_CSIRO_Lferr_CH_V1, whole genome shotgun sequence, the genomic window TGTTTATGAGTATGTCACCCAGGGACACCATTAGTATTGAGTTCAATATAAGTGATGCACAAAGCCACCtcttataaaacaaaaaaaccaCTGACCTCATCTCCTCGCCCTTGGGTATTCTGATCCATGGTTGTCAGTTCTTGATGAGATGAAAATTGTACATAAACATTTCTCCCCCTGTGAACAAGCAAAATGAGCCACCAATGAACAAGAAGATGTCGCAAAGTGTAGCTCTTGAAAGCTTAATTGgatatacaatttttttttttttttacaaggtACCTTATGCTGGGCTGAACATTTGAATAGAACTGCATTGCATTTACAGCCGAAGGAACGTCTTGCATTTGCAAGAGGGCCTGTACGTCCatgaaatataattaattaaagggACAGCAACTTCCTCGAATCATTCTGCCAATCAAAATAAATGTATAAAAGAAGCACCTGATTTTTTGCCCTAAGCATTACAAGTTTGGTAATGACTCCAAACGGCTGAAATAGCTGAAGCAAGTCATTCTGAAAAAACAACACAGGAATCATTGCATACCTATAACATCACGTTCTTGCTTGTTAAAATAGAGTGGAAAAGAGAACTAATAGTAGAAAGAAATCCAAGAAGAGGAAGGATTTGCTGCTCCACTCAGATGTAAATATTTACTACCACAAAGTACAAAGTGTTCCCATCCTTCAAACTGTGTTAACACTAACATCAAATTAAAGTGGCATAATGCCAACTGCTTCTCTTTTGGACATTCAAGTGAGGTGGAAATCAAAGGCAGAGAAGCTAAAAAAACAAACGTTACCCGACCTTTAGAATGATTTATAAACACTTCGCGAACTTTCTACCTTCAATGATAGGTGCTACAAAAATCTCCTCAAATTAAATGATCATTCTACGGCAGTTCTAAAGAATGGGATGCTAGCACATTGTGTACTGCCCGTTTTAATCATTTATCACAAACTctcctatctttttttttttttttttttttaatcttaattcTGGGAATTCGTTTTGTATGTACTTCTGACATGCACATCAGGTCCTCGGGCTATTTTAGCTAATTACATAAATGACCTCAATCTTTGAAATAGTACAATATAATAagtaaaacggaaaagggccaaatatacccctgtactatcagaaataatttaaatatagCCTCCGTTTCACTATCCATTTAATTAAGACCCTACTGTTATACGatgacacaaatatacccctaatTTAAACGTAAAGCCACATGGCATCACATGAACATAAAACCCACCCTTAAATGTTTACCCATTACCCAACCCACTTCCCCCCACTTTGAGTTAAGAAAGTATATTTTAAAcctaaatatttaaaagaagtGTCTTACACCATCTTATCTTCCCTATTTTATAAGAAAGAATTTAACAGACCCCATAACTCTGCATTTAAGAAACTATTCCTCCCTTTTTTGTGCTTTTGTTGCTGCTTTGCCTGAAAACACAGCCATCGAGGAGCAGACTAGTGGTAATAATCTAATAGATAGACAGAAAGTGACATACAATACACAAATTCATACATATGCAAAAGGGGCAGTTGATTAGAGCAAAAAAGAAATCACTGGCACGCCAGAGATGGTAAACAACCCTGGAAATTCATGGACGAGCAGACTAGTGGTAAGAGTCTAGTAGATAGACAGAAACTGACATacaatacacatatatacacaaattcaTACATATGCAAAGGGGGCAGTTGATTAGAGCAAAAAAGAAATAACTGGCACGCTGGAGATGGTAAACCACCCTGAAAATTCCCCATTAATTCTCCACTTCCGTcatgttttagctaaaaaaattgGGGACCAACATCTGAAATGGGGTCGTCAATGAGCCTGTAAAACTTTTAGGGCTTCGATTTTGTTTCCCGATGAGCTATTTTCTAAAATAGCAACCAAATTCCATGGCAGCAATTTAGAGGCTTTGCTTTTAatgcaaagaagaaaaaaatagtcTTGAAATTGGGTTTGGGTGTGGGTTTTATGTTCAAGTGATGCCACGTGTTATTCCATTAAATTAGCGCTATCTGTGTCATAGTACAACGGTAGGGCCGTAATTAAACAGGTAGTGCAACAGAGGGTATAATGCTAGAAGCACTCTGATTTCAATGGAGCAGCCACAAGACGAATGGAGCTGAGAGAATAATTCGAACATAGTAAAGCAAAATAAATCTAGTTACGCATACTGGGAGCTCACAGATCACGCATTTTACTCACTAGAATAGATGCCTATCTAAGAATGAAGACAAGAAAGAGTCAAGCGGGAGAGGGAGAGAgatttgggggtgggggtggggtggggtggggggaagAGAGAGGTAATCAGTACGCAATCCAGATATCTACCTCTGAGATCTCATGGCCCACGTTGCGAACATGAATGACCTTTGACGGCTCCGTCATTTTTCACCTgaatcataataacaatgaaTGGCATCGAAATAAATAGGCCCCTCATACACATGCCAAAGTCACATTATGCCGAAGAATAATTAAGCAAGTGCAGGACAAGGCAGGACAAGAATTTAGTCACAGTGGAAAACGAGCTTAAGAAAAGGATCAGACCTATGAGAATTCAGAATGAAAGAGTCTCTTAGGTCATTTTGATCACAAACATCACTTCCTAAAGAAAGTTAGAGTCAACCACGAGTAAGAACACTACCATCTACTAGCAAAACTAAACCTTTGTATCTCATTTGTAAGTAATGGAAAATCAACAAGTAAGAAAGAAGGTAAATATGCAACAAATTCAGCTATTACCGAGAAATAGTGAAGCTATGGATAATAGTAAAAGTGTACACGTGACATGTTTATTGCCATTTGCACCCAACTCCTACAGCCTAAACAGGGTATCTTAAGACATTTACATTGTTACCAGAACTTCAAATTTCTTTAGAAGAAACACGGAAAGATTTCAAATCATGCTTAGCACTAATTAGGTATCTTTAATACAGACATGTATAAGTTGACAATCTTTTTGACATCCAAATAACTAAATGCAGTTGCCACATACATTCACTAATCAGTTACACCATTAGCTCGAATACTTCCCTAAACCCAAAGAGATATCGTTCATGCCATACATCCACCACACGTTCATGAACTTGCCCACGgggcttttttccttttttgttaatACGATAAACCGCAGCACCAAAACCCCCCCATTTCCAGGAGTAAACATTGACTCTTAAAACACTTTTGGTCCACTGGTGATTCAACAGtaaaaaattccattttttttttctaacttcCTCTAACATGCTTCATCCCTTTTTAGTAGGGTACATTATATTATGTCTACTGTCCAGGATCATTGCTTATTAGTTGCATCCTCAGGCTTAGACAATCTATAGAACACTGACACTTCCTCTGCTTCCTAAGTAGAGCAGAACATATACATAgattaagagcctgtttggatgggcttaaaaaaagcagcttaggaaacaacttcaaaaaaaaaaaattaagttggtgtagtccaacttattttttttggtttataagTCCTAAGCCAAAAACGGatccaattaattttttataagcacaaaatgaaaaacatatacatataggcattaaatccaaacgggctctaactTTCCAATAGCTGAAACAACTTCCTAACTACTAGAAACAGCTTAATCATTAGAACCGAACTAATTTAGGATTGACGTGCAGTTGATTCATATCGATTGAAGTTATtgaccccaaaaaaattatatcgATTGATTTAAGTTTTATATCAAAATTAACCATTTTTAAACACAATTGAGTGATTCTAactcaattttatttaataacaGCTCAAGAGTAGCAATAATAGTGAATTAAACACATAATAAATGAACTGAATTAAGATCTGACCTTCAGagcgagagagagagtgagagaaTTAGGGTTTGAGTGACGATACGTTATTTTCAGTGTTGTGTTTAAAGCTGTTTTTTTGCTATGTGAGATTGACATAACTGCCCCCCTTGGGAACAGAAATATAGTACAAAAAAGATTGTCAAATATATTTGGAACTCTTTGGAGAAAACCTCCACTATTTTAATTGGTAATTTTTGGCGAAAGTAGACACGAGGTGAGAAATTCTGTGTTTTGATGACATCTCGAATTTGTGTTGATTCTATTTCAACTCTTTCTCAAATTGGTTATGGtctcaaaattaaattaattttgtttcgATTCTTCTTCAAATTAATCTTGTTTCTTTCACATAATCCATTTACAATTCACAATACTTGAAATGGGGTCACTTTCTGTGAAAACAAATTATAACtggtttttaaatataaattaaacATCACCAACATCGcatatattttcttccaaactcataactTCATTTTTGCTTTTATGCAAATCTCATATTTTGTTTTATGTGCATCATTTTATACCATGTGCTTCTATCAACAAACACAGGAATAAATGTGTTTCAATTGCCATAGAAgttttttcttgtttatttaCCATTATACTaactataaataaattttaactaGCTCAAAAAAGATGCTGTGCGGGAAAGTTTATGAAAATGTCATGAATGCTACTTTTTTAGAAGATTATCAAAGAAATCTTCAGTATTAATTGATAATCCATTAAACCTCAAGTTGCAAGGCCATTTCGGCATACTTTGATTTCCACACATAAAACGATTACAGTAAAATTAGCTTATGATGGAGGgtcaataattaataaaataagttATGGTAGAATAAGTTGAGCATCTTATACAAATACATTGCAAAGTAAATTTCACATAACAAGCTATCGAGTATGTCAAAATTCAAGATCCAAAATATGATTAAAGCAGcacaaatatatttttctatattccACTGTAGTCGCTTTCTTTACAATATGAACTTCAGCTCATCGGTTGGAGGGCATAATGTTTAGCTCATGATTGTAAGTTCAAGTCTCACTAGAAACATTctctttactcttttttttctttttttctggaATGCTTTAATTTGCTTTTCTTTGTCGAGGGTCtatacactgggtatgttgttgttttcttgttgttgtagtattaGGAGTAGGACTGAAATTGTACCGTTTAAGCAAAGAATGTGGGTAATTATTGTACCATGTAACTGTAAAAGAAATAGAATTATTTTGAGCTTTTGTTAAAAAATAGTGGTCAATTTCGGATTTTTTCCTCTCATATTGACAATTATATGCAGGGTATATTAGGAAATGCACACAGAAATGACAACATTTTAGGTTTCAGGAAATCTATATAAAAGGGAGAAGGCGCTAGACTTTAACCTCAAACTACTTGATCTTATCTGAGCAGTGGGTAGCGGCGAAGACGCTAACGGAAATATAACCGGTGGAGTTACCGCCCTATTAATTTAGGGTTTTATGGCGGCTCCGTTCCAATTTTCCGTTACCCCTTTACCCTACTTTACTGTGATGAAGACTGTCTGCTATCTGAGCCTATCGATAAATCGGGGCGATGAGGGTTTGAGCGGACTTTACAATAATACCCCCACAAAaacaagtttttatttttgtgttatTTGCTTGAGTTCATGTTTTTTTCTTGGTTTATTTGTTGTACTAGTATTTGCATTTTAAGTTTTCTTGTTTCAAATAATagatgttatataagtttagaGGCAGATCCAGATTTCAAAAGAAGTATactgtatatgttgtgtgtacGTATGTATAATATATGAATATTTAGTATAAAGTATACACTATCTATACATTGTGTACATATTCTCTAAACTAGATGGCCGAATGTTATTTGGCTgtaatttttcctttattttttatgtgcTATTTGCTTGAGTGCATgcatttttcttgatttattaTACAGTAGTATATTTGCATTTAAGTATTTCTTGGTGCTTCAAGTACCTTCATGTTTGTTGTTCTGTTTGGAGCTGTGATTCATAGTATACTTATTAACATCCGAGTATTTTGTTCCTTTTGTGTTCAGATCTGCATTATAATCAGTTTTACTTCATATTGATGCTACATGAACTTGAATCTTTTGAAGTGTTTAGATGTTTCTGCATCTCCTAGTGTTTGTTATTATCTGGATGATTTAGTGGTAGAGTTGCTTCTTACTTGTGAATACCTCTTAATTTTGTGGGGATGTTCCTGTTTCGGAAGCATATATAGATAATTTTTGCCAGTTTTAAACAGCGTGATGTGTACATCATTTAGCACCATGCTACCTGTCTACTGGTACAATCTTATGCCATGTTATTTTGTTTTGTGTCTTAAAATGTATCACCTTCAATTTGTACAGCATGTAGCAGTgatttgatgaaaatgataactTTACAGTCTAAACTCCATTTCGAAAACTTTACACTCTAAATACAGCTGCATATATTGGACAGCTCTAGGACATCTTAGTTTAGGAGATTGCTAATATTTGAGATATGATCTGTCTCTATTGTATCTCTATCAGTGCAACTCTagctatgtttttttttagcttttgatcCACTCATCCGCTCTGTGATTAGTAGTACAAATTGGAAGAGATAATGGCTTTATACTTTGTTGATTCTGCTTATAAGTGTCCAACTTTGATGTCTTTTGGTTTGGGGATAGTGTTGCTATTAGCTGCCATGATGACGGAAGCTGCTCTTTGCTGGAAATTGAGTTTGAAGCTTTGGCAAATGAAATTTATGGTTGAAGGCTGTTGAAATAAAGCACTCCTTTGCTGGTGCAGATGGCGCCTCAGCTGCAAAAGTAATTGGAGTTGGTTCAACATTGTTTTATTGAAGTCCAGTTGTGAATTTCTGCAATGAAGTTACTCTACTATTTTATTCTAGTAATCTGAAAGGCGTTCGTCGCCTTCTACTTACATTTGCGTTTGTGGAGATCTAATTTTACTTTACTTCATGGGGATCTTATCTTTTCGCAATTGTGTTTGTCTGTTAGGCTGTGCACCAAATCTCTACTATTTACTTATGTATGGAATAAATAAAAGCTGAAGGACATAACTTAGAAGAGTAGATACAAATAAAGACTTGGAAGTGTAAATTTCAAACTTAATATTTCTGTAATTCTCAATCACCAACAGATTCAGAAACAAGTAAAGCATATTACTAGAAATGCACTTACTTTTCTCCTAgtaaaaagaaggagaaagtcAAAGAGTGCCTGTCTGTTGCTCCAGCTAAGAATAGCTAGATACCAGACAATATGTATAACAACCAGATACTGTATGGTACATGTCATCTTCAATCCATTGCCGCAGCATTGTGTACATAAAAAAACACAGAACGTACATCACCTCTATGACATAAAAAAAACGCAAAAAAAACGCATatattctttttcctcaagttctctcTCTCGCTGTTGAAACACCTCCCATCggttttgtttaaaaaataaaaaataaaaaacgtaTATTACCTCTATGAAACAAATTTACTCGCAAAATGTCAAACTTTTTATATGGTctgagcaagaaaaaaaaataaaataaaaaataaaaataaaaagactccattgctttatttattttaaaataatataaaaaataattatattttcttacGCGCATTTTATGATCCATCCATATTCTTGGTTCGCCGAATATTGCACCATCATGTTATATTATCCACGCTTCATGTCCAGTTCTAGGTCTACTTTTTATATGGTCTGAGTAGATCATCCAATGCCCATTTTCTTAACAAGTCCAGTTCTACTTCTTTTTTCTGAACAAGCTTCACTTCTTTTGAGTCGTATTTGGCCTTATGTGAAGCTGACGTGAGGGGAAGCGGAAGTGGAAGCAATAAGGGGTGAAATGTAATTGGATGAGATGAAAATGTTCGGTTTGTTTTTATCACCATATCTTCTTGTAAGGCAACAACAGGTACTGGTTCTTCTGTTTTTGGTGTGTACGCAAAAGATAGGTCCTTGTTAGCTGCTAGCGCAAGTAGCTCTTTCTCCTCAAGCCCTTTGACTGGTGCGAGGCTGCAACAATCTGCGCCATACTTTGCCAATGcatctttgaatttttttatctgCTCCAAAATATCGCGGTTATTGTCAGAAAACCATTCCAAAATAGGATCATGTTGTAACAAAAGGAACCCGTAATAAAAAGAACCCGTAATAAATCACATATCGGAAAAGAAGCAAGCGCCATAAAACACAGCTATAAAAGAATGCATTGATTAGCTGTCGCATACACATTGAATATCTTAGTCATCACAACAGAAGAACAATTAATCCAAAGGGACATTATGCAGAGAATGCAGATTTTAAATTACACAACTTATCCAATAACCATCCTGAATATTTTACATGCATCCTAATAATGACATAGAAGAAATGCATTACCAGCTAGGAAGAAAGCTAACATAAGTGTATAGATTGCTGTATTAGAAGAAAAACTGACGCAGATAAAGGTGGATGGAAAACTAACTGTGGCATTGGTACAGCTAAAGCTACAAAGACGACCTTCAGCACCTCTATAGAAAAGAACcaaaggaaaaataaagagcCACATAAAATTATGAATTGAAACACTCTGCTTATCAGATACCCATACTTCCAAAGAAGAAGAGGATTTGacataaaataatcaaacagtaaaaggaagttgaaatttattttcaatcTATGAGTAAAAGAACATAAAAGTCAAAGTTGGTTGCGTGGTGCTCTTGTAAAATCTATGCATCTTTGGAGTTGAAAGCTTTTTGCACACACAGTGTTTCACCATTTGACCCACCACATACCACCCCAAAATAGGGGCATTTGTGTGAATGTAACTGGATTTTTATGCCAATTTAACCCACTAGAGGGCATATATCCTAAACTGAAAAACAGAGAGATAAATCGTTTGGGCTGTTAACCCAGGGCCTCCCCCCAGCCCATAACTGTAAAATCTTTTTCTTCCACTGTTTTCCACTGTCCCCTCTTTAAACCCTAGCTACTTTTTTGGCTCTTGAATTTCTTCAGTTTAATCGAAGATGAGGTAAGTTTACACTTGGCCTTTTAAGTTCTATATCTTCTCTGCTTGTATTTTTATCGACCAATTGCTTTAGTTTGATGATATGGCTTCCCGAATAGTTTTAGGGTTTTTCTTGTCATTGTAGTAACCCCTTTAGCAGACGGTTTTGCCGTACCTAGATTTAGTTGAAACttgacaaacaaacaaaaagagttcttgaagttgtattaaaaaataatatttggaaCTTGAAGCTGCGTTTGGACAATGCAATTTACTTGAAAAAGATTTGAAATTTTGTGAGGGGAAGTGAACTTTCACCCAAAAACTGGTCTGGGCCattttttggaatttgaaattcttttttggacataaattttcaaaaaactgatcaaatttcatgaataaaaactgttttcagtttttttttcttggccaaaCGGGAGGTTTTGTAGAGGTTTTGGgtgtttcatttttttggctTTAAAAACAATAAAGATTACTAGTATTGAGATGAAAGTCTGAATAGAGTGAATATATTGATATAACTGACTCTGACTAGCTTGGGGCTAAGGCGAGAAGTGTTTCTTTTTTGAGTTTGTGCGGTTAAAAATGGGAAGTTTTCGGCTTACTATGCACACTGGGTTTCCTGTTCTATAAACACTTTCCTTTGCAAATGGTTCAGTTGAAGTTTGGGCTATCGCTCtcatatgtttttattttttttattttgaatccCCTTAGTGAAAACCTAAAACCCTTACCCCGCAACTTATTCACCTTCTCCTCTAGCTATTTATTATACTGCTCTTAATTCCTTTAGTTCACTCTCCATTTTATCCAAGCTTAAAACCTATGTTGTCCCTGCACATGTGATTAGGGATGGCAATTGGTGTGGGAAGGGGAAGGGCGGGGTGGAGCCTTAACGGGCAAGGTAGGGAGACACCTTAGTTGGGCTGGGCAGGGCAGGGTGGGGCGAAGCCTTAACGGGCAGGGTAGGGAGACACCTTAGTAGGGTAGGGCAGGGTGGGGCAAAACTTTTATGTTGCTAATCCATAGAAGGGCAGGGGAGGTGGTGGACTATGTTGcacggactcttcaaaaatatcgtcgggtgcgtgtcggatactccaaaagtagtgcatttttggagaatccgacacgggtgcggcaacgaaagtgaagagtccgcgCAACTTAGGTGGTGGATCAAATGGTGAAACACAGTGTTTGCAAATAGCTTTGAACTCCAAAGATGCATAGATTTTACAAGAGCACCATGCAACCAACTTTGACTCTTATATTCTTTTACTCATAGattgaaaataaattgcaacttCCTTTTACTGTTTGATTGTTTTCTGTCAAATCCTCTTCTTCTTTGGAAGTATGGGTATCTGATAAGCAGAATGTTTCAGTTCATAATTTTGTGTGGGTCTTTGTTTTTCCTTTGGTTCTTTTTTGATATTCCTTATAGAAATCATTCTTAGTTCTGAGGATAGATGTAGTTAATCAGTTGTGTTAGGTAGTCACAATGATAAATTATTCTCGTCTGCTGAATGGCTAGCTGAAATTAATGGATTATCTATAATTCACATTTTGCATCCTTGCAATAATATGATGTCAGAAGATTGTAAAATTAGGAGAACTTTTAAGTAACTAGTGACGGAACATTTGTGGATACATTCAGTTCCTTCCTTTGGTTTAGTTTACAAACTCATTAATGCCATTTGTACTCGACTTGGATTAGTTAAATTAAAACCTATCAAATCTATTGAATCCAAACGATATCATAGATGTGTCCATTTAACGTTGGAACATATTTTACTGTGTCTGTTCCCTGCATGCATAGTAATGTGGTTCTATAGTGTCTTGATTTTGTCAATGGTACATATCACATAAATGTCAAGGTTTCGTTAATATTGGCAAATTAGCGACACTACTTTAATCACTTTAAAAATTGAACAGAATAGTACAAATTGAAAATAaagaaacatatgaaaaagacAAAACGGGGCAGGGCATCTTTAAAAAGTACTAAATGGGGCAGGGGGGTCAAAATCTTAGCGGGTCAAGGGTTGCCCTGCCCCAATTGCCATCCCTACATGTGATAGAACCCTTCTTTTGGCTAGAATAAAAGGATAACTAGGCTGTAGGAtatataaattagaaaaaaaaccTGGTCATTGTCTCATGTTTTTTTTCGATTCCTGATTTGTTTTCTATTCCCGCTGATTTTTTGTGTTAATTAAGCATTAGCAAGTGGAGGTTcctaattatttttgttttccttgTCTCTTTTTGCTATTTTGCAGTCGGCCAATGGAAGAGGATGCCCCTGTAAGTCAGCTTACTTTGCAAGTGTTTTGCTATACACAGCTCTAgttgtttattttttcattgGCTTATGTCCGTGTTGTGAACTATTTTGTTTTTTAGGGCTTGTCTACTGCTTAGTAGGGGTGAACATGGAccggttggttcggatttttcaaataccaaaccaaaccaattgtatcgggtttttaaatcgataaaccaaaccaaaccaacaaaaatcggGTTTTTCACTCTCGGATTTTTCA contains:
- the LOC132050763 gene encoding thioredoxin-like 1-1, chloroplastic, translating into MWLFIFPLVLFYRGAEGRLCSFSCTNATIKKFKDALAKYGADCCSLAPVKGLEEKELLALAANKDLSFAYTPKTEEPVPVVALQEDMVIKTNRTFSSHPITFHPLLLPLPLPLTSASHKAKYDSKEVKLVQKKEVELDLLRKWALDDLLRPYKK